One genomic segment of Desulfocapsa sulfexigens DSM 10523 includes these proteins:
- a CDS encoding 4Fe-4S dicluster domain-containing protein, with protein sequence MKKLTTPRIDRCIGCHSCSLACARLVHKQISWDTAGIRIQSSGGLTTGFKASHCLSCDPAPCADACPTGAFLQRKGGGVLVKKKLCINCGECVSACPVDAVFQDHNGAVYVCIHCGRCVEFCPHNCLGMEETA encoded by the coding sequence ATGAAAAAACTCACCACCCCAAGAATTGACCGCTGTATTGGTTGTCACTCCTGTTCCCTGGCCTGCGCACGACTGGTCCACAAACAGATTTCCTGGGACACTGCGGGGATTCGCATACAATCCTCCGGAGGACTCACCACAGGATTCAAAGCCAGTCACTGCTTGTCCTGTGATCCTGCTCCTTGTGCAGATGCATGCCCCACAGGGGCTTTTTTACAGAGAAAGGGAGGAGGAGTTCTCGTGAAAAAAAAGCTCTGCATCAACTGTGGCGAATGCGTCAGTGCTTGTCCCGTTGATGCTGTTTTTCAGGATCACAACGGAGCCGTTTATGTCTGTATCCACTGTGGTCGCTGTGTGGAATTCTGTCCTCACAACTGCCTTGGAATGGAGGAAACAGCATGA
- a CDS encoding aldehyde ferredoxin oxidoreductase N-terminal domain-containing protein: protein MIRDHFRVLVVNLRSGKGQIVRLDGRNTEAGGSGLAALLFNKYGHVDRLWNDPEQPVIFAIGPLTGYFPLMSKTVCSFKSPYHDQYTESHAGGRSALSLCFANLDALVIVGKSERLCSLTVSSRSLDIQDVSFMKGMSVDETGKLLRGMSPGSGHRTIMRIGPAGENGVAMANINVDTYRHFGRLGGGAALGAKNLKGIIIYGDAVFPQPESKEYPKLFTEVYRQITATDMMKKYHNLGTPANLQGLNDIESLPWRNLQATSDPAIEQINGERFATDNLLRNSACSGCPVGCIHVGYVREMFDANHRYTFKQVAYDYEMIFSLGTMLGVTSTRSVLNILDEMEKAGLDAMSGGVALAWATEATEKEHISEKETEVKLSFGDAKAYQQATVLLGNGSNHFYRLLGQGSLKAAAEYGGADFACVLGQEMAGYATGEVFFAAQSLGFRHSHLDSGGYSYDQKHSDQDVAGVIDFLIKDEAGRAFMTSMVSCLFARGVYKDALLADCLNSVGYPELAATIDTAGAHIQKIRWQTRIATGFSPENITIPKRFFKIKTWKGPIDPLYLNTLKSEYGKAIIKLAGVTTL from the coding sequence ATGATTCGTGACCATTTCAGAGTTCTTGTTGTCAATCTTAGATCCGGCAAAGGACAGATTGTCCGACTTGACGGTCGTAACACGGAAGCGGGAGGCAGTGGACTTGCCGCTCTTCTCTTTAATAAATATGGCCATGTTGATCGCCTCTGGAACGATCCCGAACAGCCTGTTATTTTTGCAATCGGCCCGCTCACCGGATATTTCCCACTGATGAGCAAGACCGTTTGCAGCTTTAAATCTCCTTATCATGATCAGTATACAGAAAGCCATGCGGGAGGTCGTTCTGCACTGTCACTCTGTTTTGCCAACCTTGACGCACTGGTAATTGTGGGAAAATCAGAACGACTCTGCTCACTCACCGTGAGTTCACGCTCACTTGACATACAAGATGTCTCCTTTATGAAAGGCATGAGTGTGGACGAGACCGGGAAGCTTTTGCGAGGAATGTCACCAGGATCAGGACACCGCACTATTATGCGCATTGGCCCGGCCGGTGAAAACGGTGTCGCCATGGCAAACATCAATGTGGACACCTACCGCCATTTCGGCAGACTTGGTGGAGGGGCAGCCCTTGGTGCCAAAAACCTTAAGGGTATTATCATTTATGGTGATGCTGTTTTCCCCCAGCCCGAATCCAAAGAATACCCAAAACTCTTTACTGAGGTCTACAGACAGATTACAGCCACCGATATGATGAAAAAATATCACAACCTTGGTACTCCTGCCAATCTGCAGGGCCTCAACGACATTGAATCCCTGCCCTGGCGCAACCTCCAGGCCACAAGCGATCCTGCAATCGAGCAAATTAACGGTGAGCGTTTTGCCACTGACAATCTGCTCCGCAACTCCGCCTGTTCCGGATGCCCGGTCGGTTGCATCCACGTCGGCTATGTCCGGGAAATGTTTGATGCCAACCATCGCTACACGTTCAAACAGGTTGCCTATGATTACGAGATGATTTTCTCACTTGGCACCATGCTGGGAGTAACCAGTACTCGTTCCGTTCTCAACATCCTTGATGAAATGGAAAAGGCAGGACTTGATGCCATGTCGGGTGGTGTTGCCCTGGCCTGGGCCACGGAGGCCACTGAAAAAGAGCATATTTCCGAAAAAGAAACAGAGGTGAAACTTTCCTTCGGAGATGCCAAAGCCTACCAGCAGGCGACAGTGCTTCTTGGAAATGGCAGCAATCACTTTTACAGGCTCCTTGGCCAGGGAAGCCTCAAGGCCGCAGCGGAATATGGCGGTGCTGACTTTGCCTGTGTGCTCGGCCAGGAGATGGCAGGCTATGCCACCGGAGAGGTCTTCTTTGCCGCCCAATCCCTTGGTTTCAGGCACTCCCATCTTGACAGCGGAGGCTACTCCTACGACCAGAAACACTCAGACCAGGATGTTGCAGGCGTGATAGATTTTCTGATAAAGGATGAGGCTGGACGTGCCTTCATGACATCCATGGTTTCCTGCCTCTTTGCAAGGGGAGTATATAAAGATGCGCTGCTTGCGGACTGTCTTAATTCCGTCGGCTATCCGGAACTTGCTGCAACCATTGACACAGCAGGAGCTCATATCCAGAAAATTCGCTGGCAAACAAGGATTGCCACGGGATTTTCTCCTGAAAATATCACTATTCCAAAACGTTTCTTTAAGATTAAGACCTGGAAAGGCCCCATTGACCCACTCTATCTCAACACCCTAAAGAGCGAGTACGGAAAAGCCATAATCAAGCTTGCAGGAGTTACGACGCTATGA
- the pgl gene encoding 6-phosphogluconolactonase has product MNHSINLHSFSDKDSLITDLTLKIAALLNAGIKKNGRAGLAVSGGSTPVQLFKSLSNSDIPWHTVDITLVDERWVPPDNQDSNEHLVRSHLLQNRAATASFTGMWNTAATAQDGEALCAERLQNTHHPIDVLILGLGNDGHTASLFPGAARLPQATDMNSGKICMAITPVTAPHERMTLTLPAILNAKQIFLHITGQNKKDVLEQALGDGPSEEMPIRFILQQQTQKTNFNVYWAN; this is encoded by the coding sequence ATGAATCATTCAATAAACCTTCATTCATTTTCGGACAAAGATAGCCTGATCACAGACCTTACGCTTAAAATCGCTGCTCTGCTCAATGCCGGAATAAAAAAAAATGGCCGGGCAGGCCTTGCCGTATCCGGTGGTTCCACTCCAGTCCAGCTCTTCAAGAGTCTCTCAAACAGTGATATTCCGTGGCATACTGTTGACATCACCCTTGTCGATGAACGCTGGGTTCCACCCGACAACCAGGATTCCAACGAACATCTGGTACGCAGCCACCTCCTGCAAAACAGGGCCGCAACTGCGAGCTTTACCGGCATGTGGAACACTGCAGCAACGGCACAAGATGGAGAGGCTCTGTGCGCAGAGCGATTACAGAACACCCACCATCCCATTGACGTATTAATACTGGGCCTTGGAAATGATGGCCACACTGCCTCTCTTTTCCCCGGAGCTGCCAGGCTCCCCCAAGCCACCGATATGAATTCAGGAAAAATCTGTATGGCTATTACTCCGGTTACGGCACCCCACGAACGAATGACCCTGACCCTTCCCGCAATTCTTAACGCAAAACAGATTTTTCTCCATATCACAGGACAGAACAAGAAAGATGTCCTGGAGCAGGCGCTTGGTGATGGCCCTTCAGAAGAAATGCCAATCCGTTTTATCCTGCAGCAACAGACACAAAAAACAAATTTCAACGTCTACTGGGCAAACTAA
- the edd gene encoding phosphogluconate dehydratase: MHRVVEQVTNRIIERSKPHRQSYLQRIDEAKGDGVFRNSLPCPNLAHDLAGCVGTCRSSLLDASVPNIAIISAYTDMVSAHQPYGKYPEIIKESVAKAGGNAQFAGGVPAMCDGVTQGEAGMDMSLMSRDVIAMSTVIGLSHNVFDGAILLGVCDKILPGLLMGGLQFGHLPMILIPAGPMTSGIANKDKNTVREAYAKGEVGHAELLASEVKAYHSPGTCTFYGTANSNQLMAEMLGMHLPGSSFVNAGTKLREALTRSAAERITSLTHLGRNYTPLAHVISEKAIVNAIVGLMATGGSTNETMHLVAIARAAGIRIDWNDFAEISDITPLLVRIYPNGSGDINSFQRAGGMALLIRELLKGGLLHEDVQTVAGKGFAQYTEAPLLENGRTVWRKGPEQAGDSTVIATVNKPFELLGGIKVLSGNLGRAIMKISALADGEKTFVEAPAMVFNSQQELEDAFKADRLNRDMVAVVRFQGPRANGMPELHKLITHLSITMDRGYKVGLVTDGRLSGASGKVPFAIHCTPEAVTGGLLNKVQDGDIICMDAHNSILELKVNEEELGKRQAFVHNLDATRYGLGRQVFAPLRKNLLGAEEGASSIFTYRDEN; the protein is encoded by the coding sequence ATGCATAGAGTTGTTGAACAGGTTACAAATCGCATTATAGAACGGAGTAAACCACATCGTCAAAGCTACCTCCAGCGTATCGACGAGGCAAAGGGTGACGGAGTTTTTCGTAACAGCCTGCCCTGTCCCAATCTGGCCCACGATCTCGCCGGATGTGTCGGAACCTGTCGCAGCTCTCTGCTCGATGCCAGTGTTCCCAACATTGCGATCATCTCCGCCTATACCGATATGGTCTCAGCCCATCAACCATATGGCAAATATCCCGAGATTATCAAGGAATCCGTTGCCAAAGCCGGCGGTAATGCCCAGTTTGCAGGTGGTGTTCCCGCCATGTGCGATGGTGTCACCCAGGGTGAGGCAGGAATGGATATGAGCCTTATGAGCCGTGACGTCATCGCCATGTCAACTGTTATCGGCCTGTCACACAATGTCTTTGACGGGGCCATCCTCCTTGGTGTATGCGATAAAATCCTGCCAGGACTCCTTATGGGGGGGCTGCAGTTTGGCCACCTGCCCATGATTCTTATCCCTGCAGGGCCAATGACCTCAGGGATTGCCAACAAAGACAAAAACACGGTCAGGGAGGCATACGCAAAGGGTGAGGTCGGTCACGCTGAACTTCTCGCATCGGAAGTGAAAGCCTATCACAGCCCCGGAACCTGTACCTTCTACGGAACGGCTAACTCCAACCAGCTCATGGCGGAAATGCTGGGTATGCATCTCCCCGGCAGTTCTTTTGTAAATGCCGGGACAAAACTCAGGGAGGCCCTCACCCGATCCGCAGCCGAACGTATCACATCACTTACCCACCTGGGCAGAAACTACACGCCTCTTGCCCATGTGATCAGTGAAAAGGCAATCGTGAACGCCATTGTCGGACTTATGGCCACGGGCGGCTCCACCAACGAGACCATGCACCTGGTGGCCATTGCCCGCGCCGCCGGAATACGCATTGACTGGAATGATTTTGCGGAAATTTCGGATATCACCCCTCTTCTGGTACGTATCTATCCCAACGGTTCAGGTGATATCAACTCCTTCCAACGGGCTGGAGGTATGGCCCTTCTTATTCGAGAGTTACTCAAGGGTGGACTTCTCCACGAAGACGTACAAACCGTAGCAGGAAAGGGCTTTGCACAATACACCGAGGCACCTCTGCTAGAAAATGGCCGGACGGTGTGGCGAAAGGGGCCCGAACAGGCAGGAGACAGCACTGTCATCGCAACGGTAAACAAACCCTTTGAATTACTTGGCGGAATCAAAGTCCTCTCCGGTAACCTTGGCCGGGCGATCATGAAGATATCGGCCCTTGCCGATGGTGAAAAAACCTTCGTTGAGGCACCCGCCATGGTCTTCAACTCCCAGCAGGAGCTTGAAGATGCCTTTAAGGCTGACAGACTCAACAGAGATATGGTCGCGGTAGTTCGGTTTCAAGGGCCTCGTGCCAACGGCATGCCGGAACTCCATAAACTGATAACCCACCTTTCTATCACCATGGATAGGGGCTACAAAGTCGGACTGGTAACGGATGGCCGTCTTTCCGGTGCTTCCGGCAAGGTTCCTTTTGCCATCCACTGCACTCCTGAGGCGGTAACAGGTGGACTGCTGAACAAGGTCCAGGATGGAGATATCATCTGCATGGATGCTCACAACTCCATCTTGGAACTGAAAGTCAATGAGGAGGAGCTGGGGAAACGTCAGGCCTTCGTTCACAATCTGGATGCCACCCGTTACGGACTCGGGAGGCAGGTTTTTGCTCCGCTGCGAAAGAATCTGCTCGGGGCCGAAGAGGGAGCAAGTTCCATCTTCACGTATAGGGACGAAAACTAA
- a CDS encoding bifunctional 4-hydroxy-2-oxoglutarate aldolase/2-dehydro-3-deoxy-phosphogluconate aldolase encodes MNNWKRSALDILKTGPVVPVIVIHDLDHAVPLAKALVAGGIKVLEVTLRTPVAIEAIRMISEEVPDAIVGAGTVATEDDLDAVAAAGGVFAISPGLTPALLSAAINGPIALIPGISTASELMLGMEYGLREFKFFPAEAAGGIQMIKAIGAPFPQATFCPTGGISPENYKKYLGLGNVACVGGSWLAPGDAMKQGAWQKITDLARKALA; translated from the coding sequence ATAAACAACTGGAAACGCTCTGCTCTCGACATCCTCAAAACCGGTCCCGTGGTGCCGGTAATTGTGATTCACGATCTCGACCATGCCGTCCCCCTTGCAAAGGCTCTTGTCGCAGGCGGCATCAAAGTACTGGAAGTCACTCTGCGCACTCCTGTTGCCATTGAGGCGATCAGAATGATCAGTGAAGAAGTGCCGGATGCCATTGTCGGTGCCGGAACAGTAGCCACAGAGGATGACTTAGACGCAGTTGCTGCCGCCGGTGGAGTTTTCGCCATCAGTCCGGGACTGACCCCTGCCCTCCTCAGCGCTGCAATCAATGGACCCATCGCACTGATTCCTGGGATATCAACAGCATCCGAACTGATGCTGGGCATGGAGTACGGCCTCAGAGAATTCAAGTTCTTTCCGGCAGAAGCAGCCGGAGGAATACAGATGATCAAAGCCATTGGAGCTCCTTTTCCACAGGCGACCTTCTGCCCCACCGGCGGCATCTCTCCCGAGAATTACAAAAAGTACCTCGGTCTTGGAAACGTCGCCTGTGTCGGTGGATCATGGCTGGCACCAGGAGATGCTATGAAACAGGGCGCGTGGCAGAAGATAACAGATCTTGCCCGTAAGGCTCTGGCCTGA
- a CDS encoding D-hexose-6-phosphate mutarotase, with the protein MITNKNTPGSFDYIEIQNASANARVALQGGHLFHYQQLHRKPLIWLSGKSPFEKGKAIRGGIPVCWPWFGQHPTDSSLPQHGLARTSLFELIDSQEPDENSTELLLQLQSSAETLSIWPYRFQLLLKITVGPALTLALTTKNSDTKPFTITSALHSYFAIDDIGKVSVQGMDETEYLDLLTNQTLIQRGSIHIDKEVDRVYRKSANTALLLDGTRTVQIRSEGSSSTVIWNPWSDKSKSMSDMEDDSYQTMLCIETANAKQDARTIASGEEHCLKVSLTESV; encoded by the coding sequence ATGATCACAAACAAAAATACTCCGGGCAGTTTTGACTATATTGAAATCCAGAACGCAAGCGCCAACGCCAGAGTGGCTCTGCAGGGTGGCCACCTCTTTCATTACCAGCAGCTCCACAGAAAACCTCTGATCTGGCTCAGCGGAAAAAGTCCTTTTGAAAAGGGAAAAGCGATCCGGGGCGGCATTCCGGTCTGCTGGCCATGGTTTGGACAACACCCCACCGATTCGTCCCTGCCGCAACACGGTTTGGCACGGACATCCCTCTTTGAACTCATCGATTCCCAGGAACCCGACGAAAACAGCACCGAACTCCTGCTGCAGCTGCAGAGCTCAGCCGAAACACTCAGCATCTGGCCCTATCGATTCCAACTTTTACTAAAAATAACCGTCGGCCCAGCACTCACCCTTGCCCTTACGACCAAAAACTCCGACACAAAACCGTTTACAATCACTTCAGCTCTCCACAGTTACTTTGCCATCGACGATATTGGCAAGGTGTCTGTTCAGGGAATGGATGAGACTGAATACCTGGATCTTCTGACCAACCAGACACTGATCCAACGGGGCAGCATTCATATTGATAAAGAAGTTGACAGAGTGTATCGGAAAAGTGCGAACACAGCACTGCTTCTCGACGGTACCAGAACTGTTCAGATACGCTCAGAGGGATCTTCATCCACTGTTATATGGAACCCATGGAGCGACAAGTCAAAAAGCATGTCCGATATGGAGGACGATTCCTATCAAACCATGCTTTGTATCGAAACGGCAAATGCCAAACAGGACGCACGAACTATTGCATCCGGTGAAGAACATTGTCTGAAGGTATCTTTGACAGAATCTGTATGA
- a CDS encoding glycogen/starch/alpha-glucan phosphorylase, translating to MDLKQKEDSRKERIQKLKRGFAYNIFYRQGVTQKTASLNDYYLAVAHTLRDRMQHLFVNSVQALLEKDSKIVCYLSAEFLTGPHLHNNLVNLGLYEEFEQATRETGLNLKELIDLEEEPGLGNGGLGRLAACYLDSLASQQIPAIGYGIRYEYGMFDQEIADGWQKELSDCWLHPGNPWEIKKADMACDVGFGGHTEIYHGEHGNRRTRWIPARVITGVPYDTPIPGYKVNNVNVLRLWSAEAPTSFDFADFNTGDYYGAVKDKIMAETITKVLYPNDEQFQGKKLRLEQQFFFVSCSLQDMIRIHLHSNESLDDLYDDFAAQLNDTHPSVAVPELMRLLMDVHLYEWDKAWEITKKTLCYTNHTLLPEAMEKWQIELFEDLLPRHLEIIYEINNRFLDEVRIKFPGDADRLSRMSIIDESGPRYVRMANLACIGSKAINGVAAMHTDLLRRHTLADWNTMYPGKIRNVTNGVTPRRWIAVSNPRLTKLICDAIGEQWITRLDKLRDLEKLADDTSFRDAWYKVKKENKQDVANLILKKEHLQIDPEAMFDVQVKRIHEYKRQHLNVLHIITLYNRIKANPAIDVPPRLFVFGGKAAPGYFMAKRMIKLITSVAQIINNDPDIHGRIKIFFIPNYNVKIGHIVYPMTDLSEQISQAGMEASGTGNMKFSMNGALTIGTLDGANVEIREEVGAENFFLFGLNVDEVMSLQASGYSPMDYYNSNDELKQVIDLIASGHFSGGDQELFRPLVDSLLHEDKYTLFADYKDYINCQERVGQTYQDRDCWTRMSILNTARMGKFSSDRSIMDYSRKIWDVKAFPVELKWERLPKDGVLFTPPTNNKKEAQP from the coding sequence ATGGATCTAAAACAAAAAGAAGATTCCCGAAAAGAACGTATACAAAAACTCAAACGCGGTTTCGCCTATAACATTTTCTACCGACAGGGAGTTACCCAAAAAACTGCAAGCCTTAATGATTACTACCTTGCGGTGGCCCACACCCTAAGAGACCGGATGCAGCATCTCTTTGTCAATTCGGTACAGGCACTGCTGGAAAAAGACTCCAAGATAGTCTGCTATCTCTCCGCCGAATTTCTCACAGGTCCACACCTGCATAACAACTTGGTCAATCTTGGGCTTTATGAAGAGTTTGAACAGGCAACCCGGGAAACAGGCTTGAACCTCAAGGAACTTATCGACCTTGAAGAGGAACCAGGACTCGGTAACGGTGGCCTGGGAAGACTTGCCGCCTGCTATCTGGACTCACTCGCCTCCCAGCAGATTCCGGCAATCGGTTACGGTATCCGTTACGAGTACGGCATGTTTGACCAGGAAATCGCCGATGGCTGGCAAAAAGAACTCAGCGATTGCTGGCTCCACCCGGGTAATCCCTGGGAGATCAAAAAGGCCGATATGGCCTGTGACGTTGGATTCGGTGGACATACAGAAATATACCACGGAGAACACGGCAACCGACGAACACGCTGGATTCCTGCCCGGGTCATCACCGGGGTTCCCTACGACACCCCTATCCCAGGTTACAAGGTCAACAATGTCAACGTACTGCGCCTATGGAGTGCTGAAGCGCCCACATCCTTCGATTTTGCAGACTTTAACACCGGTGATTACTATGGAGCAGTCAAAGATAAAATAATGGCCGAAACCATCACCAAGGTACTTTACCCCAATGACGAGCAGTTTCAGGGCAAGAAACTGCGCCTGGAGCAGCAGTTCTTTTTTGTTTCCTGCTCTCTTCAAGATATGATTCGCATTCATCTCCATAGCAATGAATCCCTGGATGATCTCTACGATGATTTTGCAGCTCAGCTCAACGATACCCATCCATCCGTAGCAGTACCGGAGTTAATGCGTCTCCTGATGGATGTCCATCTTTACGAATGGGATAAGGCCTGGGAAATCACCAAAAAGACACTCTGTTACACCAACCATACCCTGCTGCCCGAGGCCATGGAAAAATGGCAGATTGAGCTCTTCGAAGATCTTCTGCCCCGCCATCTTGAAATTATCTATGAAATCAACAACCGCTTTCTGGATGAGGTTCGGATTAAATTTCCAGGTGATGCTGACCGTCTGAGCCGGATGTCCATTATCGATGAATCCGGCCCCAGATATGTGCGAATGGCCAACCTTGCCTGTATAGGCTCCAAGGCCATTAACGGGGTGGCTGCCATGCACACGGATCTGCTGCGCAGACATACCCTGGCCGACTGGAATACCATGTATCCCGGTAAAATTCGTAATGTCACCAACGGTGTAACCCCCAGACGCTGGATTGCTGTAAGCAACCCCCGTTTAACCAAACTTATATGCGACGCTATTGGGGAACAGTGGATCACCCGGCTCGACAAATTGAGAGACCTGGAAAAACTGGCAGATGATACCTCATTCCGGGATGCCTGGTATAAAGTCAAAAAAGAGAACAAGCAGGACGTAGCCAACCTAATCCTGAAAAAAGAACATCTGCAAATCGATCCGGAGGCGATGTTTGATGTCCAGGTTAAACGAATTCACGAGTACAAACGACAGCATTTGAATGTACTCCACATCATCACCCTCTATAACCGGATCAAGGCCAATCCGGCCATAGACGTCCCGCCCCGTCTCTTTGTCTTTGGTGGAAAGGCTGCCCCCGGTTACTTTATGGCCAAACGAATGATCAAACTGATCACCTCGGTGGCCCAGATCATAAATAATGACCCCGACATCCATGGCCGGATTAAAATATTTTTTATTCCCAACTACAATGTCAAGATTGGCCATATCGTCTACCCCATGACCGACCTTTCCGAACAGATTTCCCAGGCTGGAATGGAAGCCTCGGGGACCGGCAACATGAAATTCTCCATGAATGGCGCTCTCACCATCGGCACCCTGGATGGAGCCAATGTAGAGATTCGTGAAGAGGTGGGAGCAGAAAACTTTTTCCTTTTCGGACTCAATGTGGATGAGGTCATGAGTCTTCAGGCCTCGGGATATTCCCCAATGGACTATTACAACAGTAATGACGAATTGAAACAGGTCATTGACCTGATTGCATCGGGCCATTTTTCAGGCGGTGATCAGGAATTGTTCCGTCCTCTTGTCGACTCACTGCTGCATGAAGATAAGTATACACTTTTTGCTGACTATAAGGACTACATCAACTGCCAGGAGAGAGTTGGCCAAACCTATCAGGACAGGGATTGCTGGACCAGGATGTCGATCCTGAATACAGCACGAATGGGTAAGTTCTCTTCAGACCGCTCAATTATGGATTACAGCAGAAAGATATGGGACGTCAAAGCTTTTCCCGTTGAACTGAAGTGGGAACGACTCCCCAAGGACGGAGTCCTCTTTACTCCCCCGACAAACAATAAAAAGGAAGCCCAGCCATGA
- the zwf gene encoding glucose-6-phosphate dehydrogenase yields MSMEKKACDFTIFGVLGDLSRRKLIPSLYQLDKAGLLDENTRIIGVARHELSQEDFAAKMQNSLETFVKKGLDPKVMKRLLGRLHYVLINLDVPEEYKQLEEVIDQEKRVLVNYFSVAPSLFDDICKGLDHAGIVTPETRVVLEKPIGRDLASSQEINDTVAKVFTENQVYRIDHYLGKETVMNLLALRFANSIFTTNWDHNTIDHVQITVAEEVGIEGRWGYFDESGQTRDMVQNHLMQILTLVAMEPPVNMDGDSIRNEKLKVLKALRPITADTVEEKTVRGQYSAGFIKGQAVPGYLEEQGGNPNSTTESFVALRVDIDNWRWADVPFYLRTGKRLTTKRSEVVIYFKRLPHNIFKDSYKKLPRNKLVIRLQPDEGVEIEMMNKVPGIGKGIKLQKTVLDLSFSDAFSGERVADAYERLILETMIGNQSLFIRRDEVERSWQWIDTIQNAWAQSSEPPKRYPAGTWGPVASVALLARDGREWEE; encoded by the coding sequence ATGAGTATGGAAAAGAAAGCATGTGATTTTACTATTTTTGGTGTGCTTGGAGATCTTTCACGACGCAAACTGATTCCATCACTGTATCAGCTCGACAAGGCGGGTTTACTGGACGAGAACACCCGCATTATCGGGGTGGCCCGTCATGAACTGAGCCAGGAAGATTTCGCGGCTAAGATGCAGAATAGCCTGGAAACATTCGTTAAGAAAGGACTTGACCCAAAAGTAATGAAACGCTTACTGGGAAGGCTCCACTATGTACTGATCAATCTGGATGTCCCTGAAGAATACAAACAACTGGAAGAGGTCATTGACCAGGAAAAACGGGTACTGGTAAACTACTTTTCAGTGGCCCCTTCCCTCTTTGATGATATCTGCAAAGGTCTTGACCATGCTGGGATTGTCACTCCTGAAACCCGGGTGGTTCTTGAAAAACCCATCGGCCGTGATCTTGCCTCATCACAGGAGATTAACGATACCGTAGCAAAAGTGTTCACCGAAAATCAGGTCTACCGCATCGACCATTACCTCGGCAAGGAAACGGTAATGAACCTTCTGGCACTTCGTTTTGCCAACTCCATCTTCACCACCAACTGGGATCACAACACCATTGATCATGTCCAGATTACCGTGGCTGAGGAAGTGGGAATAGAAGGGCGCTGGGGCTATTTTGATGAGTCCGGGCAAACACGGGACATGGTACAAAACCATCTGATGCAGATCCTGACCCTGGTGGCCATGGAACCACCGGTCAACATGGATGGCGATTCTATCCGCAATGAAAAACTGAAGGTACTCAAGGCACTGCGTCCCATAACCGCCGATACCGTCGAAGAAAAAACCGTCCGCGGCCAGTATTCAGCAGGATTTATCAAGGGACAGGCTGTTCCCGGCTATCTTGAAGAGCAGGGAGGTAATCCCAATTCGACCACCGAGAGTTTTGTCGCCCTCCGGGTAGATATCGACAACTGGCGCTGGGCCGATGTCCCCTTCTATCTTCGCACCGGTAAACGCTTAACCACCAAACGCTCAGAGGTGGTCATCTATTTCAAACGGCTTCCACACAATATTTTCAAGGACAGTTACAAGAAACTTCCCCGCAACAAGCTCGTTATTCGTCTCCAGCCCGACGAGGGAGTTGAAATCGAAATGATGAATAAGGTTCCTGGGATTGGGAAAGGTATCAAACTGCAGAAGACCGTACTGGATCTGAGTTTTTCAGATGCCTTCAGCGGTGAACGCGTGGCTGATGCCTACGAACGGCTCATTCTTGAAACCATGATAGGCAACCAATCACTCTTTATCCGCAGGGATGAGGTTGAACGCTCCTGGCAATGGATAGATACCATCCAGAACGCCTGGGCACAATCCAGCGAACCGCCCAAACGGTATCCTGCGGGTACATGGGGGCCTGTTGCCTCGGTTGCCCTGCTGGCTCGTGATGGACGGGAATGGGAAGAATAA